DNA sequence from the Halorussus limi genome:
CCGTTGGCCCCTCGGTCGAACCGGAAATCGCTAACTCGTGCCTTGCAGGTCGAGCGGTCGAATCCAGACGTACCAGATGACGAGGATGGCGGTCAGGTAGCCGCTAACCCACACTGCAGTCCCGAACGCCTCGTAGCCGATAGACGTGAAGGCGTACTTGAGGAACCCCGGAATCACGACGCCGGCCGCGAGCGCCAGACCGAACCGGAGTTTCTCGCCGCTTCCCATCACCGACCACCGCCGTTGCGTCGGGTCATGCGCGGCGCTACGGACTCGAAGAAGGTCAACTCCTCGGTTCGGGGCGAACCGCCGATTCGCTACCGGTCGCTCGTAGGACGGAATCCGAAAAGGGAAAGCGGGGGAACTGCGGGAAACGTCGCGGCGACGACCGTTGGCTGGTTGGTTCGTGGCGTGCGAGGCGAGTCGATGACAGGTGCCGTTCACGGCGGCGTTCGACGCGGCGGACGGGACAGCACGCCACGTTTCGAGCGATTCGCCGAGGTGTCAAAAGCCTCGCTAATTGTTCGATATATCACTCAATAGCAGTACCCGTCCGCGGGAGACTGTCAGCGGTGGCGGTCGACCGACTCCGTCCCTCGGGTGAATACCTCCGAACCTGCGACCAGTCACCGGACCGATACCGGCGACGTAGAATCACGGCCCGCCGCGGAGGAGCGGCGCTGTTTCGGTGTCACGAACCGACGGGCGGTCAGCGGTCGTCGTCGGAGTCGGTCTCGGAGCGTGGCGTATCGACCGACTCCGTCTTCTCGATTCGCCAGTAGACGTACTGGGTCACGAACGGCGGAAAGTTGTCGTGGCCGCACGCCCGACACTCGAAGCCGACCTCCTCGTCTACGTCCTCCGGGAAGACGTATCCGCACTCGTTCTGACAGTCGGTGCCGCCGAACGCGACGGTGAACACATCCCGCATCTCGTCGCGGTGGGCTTCGAGGTGGGCTTCGGCGTTCGCTTTCACCGCGTCGACGCTCTCGCTGACGACGAGTTCGTCACAGTAGGCGCACTCGAATCGAAAGCCGCTCACTCGTCTTCACCCGGACTGACGGCGACGCTTCCGTCGCTCTCGACTCGAATCCGCCACGGACCGTACGCGAACTCGACGTGTCCGTCGCAGTTCCGGAGGTTGGAGCCCCGGCCGGGCGCGAAGAGGTCGTCCAGCGCCTCCAAGTCCACAACTTCGTAAAGCGGCGGATGCAGGTCCGTCGGGTCCGTACCGTTTCGTTCCGAAATTTTTGTAATTATTTTTTCACTTATTGGCCGTGGCTCGTCGCACATCTGGCCGAGTGATTCGGACACAGACGCAAAAATATGGCGGAACGTATATCTTCCCGTCCTAAAAAGCCAAACTTTACTGCTATTCTGTCACCTGCATAGCTTCTCGCCTCCTCGCCGTCAGACCCGTTACGAGCGCAGACGTATCGGCGGTGTAGAAACTCGGACAGTCGAACCATCACTCGTCGCTGACGGACGTCCCGAAGTGGTTGAACGGTTGGTGGAGTTGGGTCTTCAACACGTCCGACCGGACGATGTCCAGACCCATCTCGCGGAGGGAGTCGGCGATTTCGGTGAGGTGGTCGGTGTCGGTCCCCACCGCCTCGACGTGGAGGTTCTCGGTCCCGGCGAGGAGTTCGCGGACTGCGACCACGCCCTCCTGTTCGAGGACGTCGTGGCCGAAGTTCTCGGGTTCGTCGGGGGCCGTGCAAGTGAACAGCACCCTGAGTTGGAAGCCGGCCTTCTCGTAGTCGAGCTGTGGGATGTACTTCTCGATGATGCCCTCGTCCTCCAAGCGCGAGAGGCGGTTGCGGACGGTGCTGGCCGTGATGTCCAACTCCTCGGCCATCTCCGTGCTGGTGCTGTTGCGCGCGTCCTGCTGGAGATAGTAGAGGATGCCCTTGTCCACCTCGTCGAGTTCGTAGGTGTCCATGTGGGGGGCTACCGGCCGTACCGTTTAAGTCCGTTCTGACTCGCTGGTGAGTCCGTCCGAGACCCAAGCCGTCTCCGAGACTGCAAACAGTGGCCGAGTCCGACGACAGGCCGTCGGCGCAAGCTACAACAGCGCGTCCACGTCGGCCACCGAGTCGAGGACGTGGTCGGGAGAGACCGGCGAGGACGCCGCGTCCGCCCGCGTCGTGACGCCCGTGAGGACCAGCGCGGTCGTCAGGCCCGCGTTCTCGCCGAGCGCGATGTCGGTGTCGAGTCGGTCACCGACGACGAGGACCTCTTCGTTGCGTCCGACCACCCGCGATTCGACCGCCTCGGCGGCGGTCCGGCCGGGCTTTCCGAGCGTCGCGTCCGGCTTGCGGTCAGCGGCCTCGGCCAGCGCCGCGACGATGGCACCCGACCCCGGCACCGGGCGGTCGGGCGCGGGAATCGTCCGGTCGGGGTCCGAGGCCACGAAGGCCGCGCCGTCGAGCGCCCAGAGCGCGTCCCTGAGTCGGTCGTAGGTGAACTCGCGGTCGATGGAGGCGACGACCACCTCGGCGCGGTCTGGGTCGGTCACCAGCGGTACGCCCCGGGCGGCCAGCATCTCGCGCAGGCCCGCCTCGCCGAGCAGGTAGGTCGCCGCGCCGGGGTACTCGGCGGCCACGTAGTCGGCGGTCAGCGACCCCGACGTCACCACGTCGTTGGGACCGACCGCGAAGCCGAGGTCCGCGAGTCGGGCGGCGTAGTCCGCGGGCGTCTCCGTCGGATTGTTCGAGAGCAACAGGAGGTCCACGCCGCGCTCGCGGAGGCGGTCCACGGTCGCTATCGCTCCCGGTACGGGTTCGTCGCCCCGGACTAGCGTCCCGTCCACGTCAAGGACGACGCTACGGACCGTCATCTGTCGCTCGCCCCCGCGATGGCGTCGGCCCTCGCCTCCGAGTCGTCGCGGCGACGGCAGGGCGTCTGGGTCTTCCCGGTGTCCATCGTCGGAGGGTTAGGCCTCGTTCGACTTGGATTTGTCCGCGGCCCCGCGATACTGTACGCCGAGAGACTACTCGACCACAAGACACTTCATACCCTCCTGTGAGTCTCCCGATATGAACCGCGAGACGATGCTGGCGGGCGGAATCGTCGCCGTCGTCGCGGTGTCGCTCGTCGCCGTCGCCGTGGTCCCCGGCGCGTTAGCCGAGACCGAATCCGACCCGGTTCGGCCCGGCCACCTCTCGATTCAAGAGGTCGCCATCGCGCCCGGCGAGGTGTCGGGCGGTACCGCGACCCTGCAGGTCGACACGCGCCTCGCGCACTCGGACGGAACGTCCGAGAACGTCACGGTCCGCGTCCGGGCGGTCCACCTCGACTCCGGACTGGTCGAGACGACGAGCGAGACCGCGGTCCCGACCATCACCGGCGAGCGAGAGGTCTCGGTCGTCCAGAACCTCTCGGTCGAACGGTCGGGTGGCTACCGAATCGAGACCGTCGTCTACCGCGACGGCGCGCGCATCGCTCAGGGGAGCAAGGAGGTCCGGGGCGTCGGCACGCTCACGCCCGAGTACGCCCGGACCAGCGTCCGGTTCCACTGGCGCGGCGGCGACGGACACCCGCCCGTCGAGTACACCGTGAAGAACGCGGAGAGCGACCGGGTGACGCTCGACGTGTCGACGTACCTGACCAACGAGGGCGACGCGGCGTCCGAGGAGTTGCGGGTCGTCTTCACCGCGCGACAGGCCGACTCGAACGTCGTCGCCGACCGGACCGCGGTCGCGGTCGGCACCGTCCGACCGGGTCGGACCGCGACCCCGAGCGTCGAACTGACGGTTCCCGACGGGTACAACTACTACCTCGACGCGGTGCTGTGGAAGGACGGCGTCATCGTCGGGACGACCCGGAGCGTGGCGAACCTGAACCCGACCGAGACCGTCCGAGCGAACGAGACGGTCCGCGAAGTCGGCATCGAGGTCAGCGACTTCGAGGGCGACGGCAAGAACGGACGAGGAGCGCCCGAAACGACAGTCGAAGGAGGCTACGCGGCAGACTCCGCGGGCAGCGTCCCCGGTTTCGGCGTCGGAGCGGCCGCCGTCGCACTGGGCGGCGCGCTCTTGCTCGCACGGAGGCAATCATGACCGAGACGAACACCGACACCGAGATTCCCGAGGAATCGACTCGACGACCCCAGACCGCGACCGATTCGGCGAGTTCGACCGGCGGGTTCGCGACGCGGACGAACCTCTACCGGGCCGCGCTGGGTCTGTTCGTCCTGCTCGCGGTCGTCGCGGTGATTCAACTCTACACGAGCGTGAACGCGACTATCGACACGTTCGTCGCCCGCGAGTACCGGTCGCTCTTTCGGGCGGCGTTCAATCTGGTCGTGCTGCTGGTCTCGGGTATCGGCATCTCGTGGACCGTGCGGGAGTTGAGCGAGGAGTAGCGTCTCAGTCGCTCACGGTCGCACTCGGCGGTTCCCACAAATCGACGAACGGACTGTTCAGTTCCCGCGAGTCGGCCGCGACCGGGCCCGGGTCGTAGGCGACGCTCCGGAGGTCGAACGCGCCGTCCTCGACCACCGCGTAGCGCGCCTCGTCGGCGGGCCACCCGGGGCGCTGGAGACCGACGCTCCCCGGATTCACGAACGTCGTTCCCGCGACGGTGGCGACGAACGGGAAGTGCGAGTGACCGTGCAGAATCACGTCCTCGTCGTAGCGGGCGGCGACCGTCTCGAAGGGCGCGGGGTCCTCGTCTGGGGTCACGCGGGTCCGCCACGTCTCCTCCCGACCGTCCGGCGCGGGGAAGTCGCCGTGGTGCAGGCGGAGCGTCCGGCAGCCGAGCGTCAGCGTCGCCGTGCTGTCGAGCGACGCGAGAAACTCGCGGTTCTCCGGCGAGAGGCGCTCGCCGGTCCACTCCTGCCACTCTGCGAAGGGGTCGTCGCCCGCACTGCCGCGCGAGTCGCGCGAAGATACGGCGTCGAGGACGGTCCGGTCGTGATTCCCGCGAACGCCCGCGGCGAGGTTCAGTTCGCGGAGGCGGTCGCAGACCGCGTCGGGGTGCGGGCCGTTGTCGACGGCGTCGCCGAGGAAGACGACCGACTCGCGGTCGGGTTCAGCGGCGAGAACGGCGTCGAGGGCGGCGGCGTTGGCGTGTACGTCCGAAACGATGAGCGTCCGGGGCACGGGAGAGGGATAGGGAGGGTCGATTATAGGCTTGTTCTTTCACTCGAGATAGCTCCTGACGAACATGCGATGCTCGGCCGCGCGTTCCTCGCGGACCGCCTCGTCGGCGTCGGCGTACCAGTCCGGGAGGCAGGCCATCGCGTTCAGTCTGTTGCAGAGGTGGTAGACGCGCTTTCGCTCCCGGAACTCCGCGGAGCGGTCGCCGCCCCGTCGCTCGGCGTCGGTCGGGAGTCCGTCGGTCCGACGCTCGGCGTAGGCGTCGAGCAGCGCCCCGCGCAGTCGCTCGCGCAGGACCACGTCGCGGGTCTGCCAGTTGACGTTGTGGTCTTCGACAGTGACGAGGTTGTAGACGGGGTCGCCCGCGACGAGGTCCGCCCAGTCGAGGACGCCGGTCGTCTCGCCGGTCTCGGGGTCCACGAGGATGTTCCCGAGTCGGTAGTCCCAGTGGACGAGCGACGCCGTTTCCGGTCCGTCGAGCGCGGGAATCGCGTCACGGACGTAGTTCCGGAGCGGCCCAACGAGGTCGTCGAACCGACCGCCGGCCAACCCGTCGAGGGTGTCCTCCGCGTCCGCGAGCAACCAGTCGGTCCACTGCTTCCGCGGGCCGAATTGGTCGCCGACCACGGCGAGGTCGCCGTCCTCGACGCCGACGCGTCCGAAGCGGTCGAACGACCGGCGCTCGTGGAGTGCCGCGAGGTGGGTACCCGCGTCGGCGAAGACGGTTTCGAGCGCGGCGGGCGAGAGGTCGGGGAACCGACCCGACCCGTCCTCGCCCGGGAGTCGCTCGGCGAGGAAGAACGGGGCCGGGAGGTCGGGGTGTTGGTCCACGAATCCGATTACCTCGGGGACCGGAATTTCGGTCTCTCGGGAGAGTAGTTCGAGGACTCTGGGTTCCGAGCGCGCGACCGCCGCGGGAACGCCGTCCCCGGAGAAGGCCTTCAGAACCACCTCGCGGAGACCGTCCGGGGTCGTGACCGTGAGGAAGGCGACCTCGTCGGTCCCGCCGTCCGACTGTCGGATGCGCTCGACCGACCACGAGGGCGCGACGGCGGCGACCATCTCCAGCACGTCCGCCCACTCGACGCCGTCGCTTTCGGCACCGGATCGGTCGGCGTCGGACTGCTCGACGCTGGACAGGGAAGCGCCGGTCGAGTCGACGTTAGACGGGGAAGCGTCGGACCGGGCCTCGGCCGAATCGGCGTCCGTCCCGTCGGGCGTCTCGGTCATCGCACCAGTTAGGACTGCGATGTCCGTCAGCGTTCCGGCCACCGTCGAATCGCCCGTCGCGAGCCCACGTCAACGACCGACGCCCGACCCGAGACCCGCGAACGTCTCGCTGGCCCGGCGCCTGTTCGGCCTCGCGCATGAAGATCTCCTGAGCGTTCCGGACCTCTTCACCGTCCGCAGGCCGAATCTGCTGCGTCCGACCAGCGGACACACGTGACGCAGTAATATATAAGACGGTATCGTGAATTGTCCGATTCATGTTTGCGTCCGGAGTCATCCCGATGGGCGTCCTCGGCGTGTGTTTCCTCAGTCCGGTCGTGTACTGGATGCGGTCGTGTCCGGAAGTGCAGGCGGTTGCTGTCGCTCTCCACAGCGACCAGCGATTCCACCAGTTCGTCGGCGGTATCGCCGTCCCGACTACCCTCCTGAGCCTGCTCGCTATCGCGACGCTGTTCGACCTTCCGCTGACGGCCGGCGTACCGACAGCCCTCCTCGGCGAAATACTTCTGGTTGCGTTGCCGTTGACCGCGGTCGTACTGACCGTGTATCTGCACGTCGAGTTCTTTGCAGCGGTCGCGGTGTTCCGACGGCTTCCCGACGACATGTTCGGAACGCTTCCCGGAACCGGTGCGAGTCGCTATCAGTCGTGGATGTATCTCGTCGACGCTCATCACGACGACGCACCGCTCGCGGGTCCCGGGGCGATACTCGCACTACTCGCCACGGCCGGCGAGTTGTTCGCAGTCCTGTCACCGCTCACCGGTGTTCTCGTCGCGCTCACGCTCCACGTGACCGTCCTCGCCTTCGTGATGGGTGCGGACAACGGAACGCTCCACCGGACGAACGACGAGCGAGTCCAGTCCCGAATCGACACTGGCGTCGCAGAACGGAACGCGGGGCGGTTGTTCGCGAACGATAGGGGTTCGTAGTAGATTCTAGAGGCCTCCGGTCTCGTGGCGCTACTCTAGAAAGACGCCCACTACTGGAGACGGTGAAATTTCGAAGTAAAGGGACAGTGAGTTGTGGATGCGGATTCCGAACGCCGAAAGACCGTCCGGAAAGAAAGTGGGCCAACGCGGATTTGAACCGCGAACCTCCCGGTTATCAGCCGAGCGCTCAACCTGATTGAGCTATTGGCCCGTGAACGCATTCACTGCTTGCGCCCTTGAATGTTTAAGCGTTTCCTTTCGACGCCGGTTCGGGACGCCCTCACGGTGTTTTCCGGACTGATTGCCCGCTCGTCACTCCGCTACTCGTCGTCCTCGCCGTCCTCGAACTCGATGTCGTAGGCGTCGTCGTCCACGCGGTAGGTGTCCTCGGAACCGTCCCGACTTCCAGACCCCGAGGTGCCTGCGCTCGCACCGCTCGCGCCCGCGCCCGTTCCGCTCGCGCTCACGTCCTCGGCGTTCGGGAACCCGAAGGTGTAGACGTTGCCCGAGACGAAGCCGCCGGTCTTCTTCTCGACGTAGGGCTTGACGACCCACTTCTGGACCGCCTCGCGGACGAGGATGCGCGAGGGCGGGAACGCGAGCAGGAAGCCCACGGCGTCGGTGACGAGACCGGGCGTGAGCAGGAACGCGCCCGCCGCGATGAGGAGCGCCCCGTCGGTCAGTTCGTCGGTCGGGACCCGACCCTCGCCGACGGCGTCCTGTAGCTTCCGGATAGTGTGGCGACCCTCGGCCCGAACGAACAGCGTCCCGACCAGCGCGGTCAGGACGACCAGCGCCACCGTCAGCGCGGCGCCGAGTTCGCTCGCCACCACGACGAGGAACAGCGCGTCCAGCAGCGGGATGAGGAGCAGTCCGAAGAGTACGCGTTTCATCAGTACTGTCTTGTCCGAAACTAGTCGGTCATGCCCTAAAACCCTTTAGGTGCCGCGAGCGGTCCCGCGTCGGACGCCCGGCGGGTCCTTCACCAGACCGCGTTCGCTCGCCCGAGAGCGAACTGTTTTTCCACCGTTTGTTCGAACCACCGGCATGGACCGACTCCGCGAGTCACTCCACGAGGCACCGATTATCGACAAGGACGGCTACCAGTATCTCGTCCACCCCATCAGCAACGGCGTGCCGATGCTCGAACCCGAACTCCTCCGGGAGGTCGTGGTCGGCGTCACGCGCGAGGCCGACCTCGACGTGGACAAAATCGTCGCCCCCGAGGCGATGGGCATCCACATCGCCACCGCGCTCTCGCTCCAGACCGACATCCCGCTGGTCGTCATCCGCAAGCGCGAGTACGGACTCGACGGCGAGGTCGCGCTCCACCAGACCACGGGATACTCCGAGTCGGAGATGTACATCAACGACGTGGAGGAGGGCGACCGCGTCCTCATCGTGGACGACCTGCTCTCGACCGGCGGGACGCTGGCCTCCATCTGCGACGCGATGGACGAGATCGGTGCCGAAATCGCGGACATCGTGGTCGTCATCCGGAAACTCGGCGAGACGGCGCTCGACGAGACCGACTACGAGGCGACGAGTCTGATAGACATCACCGTCGAGGACTACGAAGTCACGATTCACTAACTGCGAACCCCGGTCGCGGGGTTTCGTTTCGGAAGTCGATTCTATGGGGGTCGAAGAAGTTCGGACTGAGTTGAGGGAGTGGTTGTTCTGTAGACTCGAGGTTGACTCGCGGTTTTTAGACGATGCGTCCGCACACGCCAGTTCGAACGTCCGACCTGCAGTCAGTGGACTGTCCGACCCGCAGTCACTACGTTCGACTCGAAGCCAAGTGGACCGAGCGCATCGAGTCCGGACGCGAATTAATGCGAGAACGTGCATATTTCCTTCCTCGAAAGACAAAATATGCGCTCGAACGCGAAACTATTATTGAACCCGACCCGTTCGTCCGGAGTATATGACAGACACGGACGGAGAGATAGACCTCGACTACGAACTCGACGACCGGCCGCCGTGGCCCAAGTCCATCCTGCTGGGACTCCAGCACGTCGCGGTCATGCTGGTTCCGGCGACCGCGGTGGCGTTCATCGTCGCGGGCGCGGTCGGACTGAGCGCGGGCGACACCGCCTACATCGTCCAGATGGTCCTGCTGTTCTCCGGACTGGCGACCGTCGTGCAGGCCTACACCGTCGGTCCGGTCGGCGCCAAACTCCCCATCGTGATGGGAACCAGTTTCACCTTCGTCGGCGCGGCCTCGTCCATCGGCGTAAACTACGGACTCGGGGCGGTCTTCGGCGCGATACTCGTCACCGGTTTCGTCGTGGAAGGGTTCATCGGCTGGCAGTTCGACCGCATCGAACCGTTCTTCCCGCCGCTCGTAACTGGCCTCGTCGTGATTATTATCGGTCTCTACCTCGTTCCGGTCGCGATGGACTACTCGGCGGGCGGCGTCGGCGCGAGCGACTACGGCGCGGCCCACAACGTCGGACTGGCCGCGCTGGTCCTGTTCGTCGCCGTCGCGCTCAACCTCTTCACCGACGGCGTCACCCGACTCCTCAGCACGCTCGTCGGTCTCGCGGTCGGCTACCTCGCGGCGCTCCCGCTGGGTCTCGTGGACTTCGCCCCGGTCGCGCAGGCGTCGTGGGTCGCGGTCCCGAAACCCGGCGCGTTCGGCTTCGAGTTCGAACCGGTGCCGATGGTCACCTTCGCGTTCCTCTTTCTGGTCTCGGCGATGGAGACGGTCGGCGACGTGTCGAGCGTCACGTCGGCCGAGGGTCGCACGCCCGACAGCGAGGAACTGCGCGGCGGCCTGTTCACCGACGGTCTGCTGAGTTCGCTCGGCGCGGCGTTCGGCGCGTTCCCCGTCACGTCGTTCTCGCAGAACGCGGGCATCGTCAACTTCACGGGCGTCATGAGTCGCCACGTCGTCGGCGTCGCCGGGGTCATCCTCGCGGTCCTCGGCCTGAGTCCGAAGGTCGGGGCGGCGGTCGCCACCATCCCGAGTCCGGTCTTCGGCGGCGCGGTCCTGCTGATGGCCGGGATGGTCGCGGCCAGCGGCGCGCGCCTCGTCT
Encoded proteins:
- a CDS encoding HalOD1 output domain-containing protein, whose amino-acid sequence is MCDEPRPISEKIITKISERNGTDPTDLHPPLYEVVDLEALDDLFAPGRGSNLRNCDGHVEFAYGPWRIRVESDGSVAVSPGEDE
- a CDS encoding Lrp/AsnC family transcriptional regulator yields the protein MDTYELDEVDKGILYYLQQDARNSTSTEMAEELDITASTVRNRLSRLEDEGIIEKYIPQLDYEKAGFQLRVLFTCTAPDEPENFGHDVLEQEGVVAVRELLAGTENLHVEAVGTDTDHLTEIADSLREMGLDIVRSDVLKTQLHQPFNHFGTSVSDE
- a CDS encoding HAD-IIA family hydrolase, which gives rise to MTVRSVVLDVDGTLVRGDEPVPGAIATVDRLRERGVDLLLLSNNPTETPADYAARLADLGFAVGPNDVVTSGSLTADYVAAEYPGAATYLLGEAGLREMLAARGVPLVTDPDRAEVVVASIDREFTYDRLRDALWALDGAAFVASDPDRTIPAPDRPVPGSGAIVAALAEAADRKPDATLGKPGRTAAEAVESRVVGRNEEVLVVGDRLDTDIALGENAGLTTALVLTGVTTRADAASSPVSPDHVLDSVADVDALL
- a CDS encoding DUF7490 domain-containing protein: MNRETMLAGGIVAVVAVSLVAVAVVPGALAETESDPVRPGHLSIQEVAIAPGEVSGGTATLQVDTRLAHSDGTSENVTVRVRAVHLDSGLVETTSETAVPTITGEREVSVVQNLSVERSGGYRIETVVYRDGARIAQGSKEVRGVGTLTPEYARTSVRFHWRGGDGHPPVEYTVKNAESDRVTLDVSTYLTNEGDAASEELRVVFTARQADSNVVADRTAVAVGTVRPGRTATPSVELTVPDGYNYYLDAVLWKDGVIVGTTRSVANLNPTETVRANETVREVGIEVSDFEGDGKNGRGAPETTVEGGYAADSAGSVPGFGVGAAAVALGGALLLARRQS
- a CDS encoding metallophosphoesterase family protein; this translates as MPRTLIVSDVHANAAALDAVLAAEPDRESVVFLGDAVDNGPHPDAVCDRLRELNLAAGVRGNHDRTVLDAVSSRDSRGSAGDDPFAEWQEWTGERLSPENREFLASLDSTATLTLGCRTLRLHHGDFPAPDGREETWRTRVTPDEDPAPFETVAARYDEDVILHGHSHFPFVATVAGTTFVNPGSVGLQRPGWPADEARYAVVEDGAFDLRSVAYDPGPVAADSRELNSPFVDLWEPPSATVSD
- a CDS encoding phosphotransferase family protein, coding for MTETPDGTDADSAEARSDASPSNVDSTGASLSSVEQSDADRSGAESDGVEWADVLEMVAAVAPSWSVERIRQSDGGTDEVAFLTVTTPDGLREVVLKAFSGDGVPAAVARSEPRVLELLSRETEIPVPEVIGFVDQHPDLPAPFFLAERLPGEDGSGRFPDLSPAALETVFADAGTHLAALHERRSFDRFGRVGVEDGDLAVVGDQFGPRKQWTDWLLADAEDTLDGLAGGRFDDLVGPLRNYVRDAIPALDGPETASLVHWDYRLGNILVDPETGETTGVLDWADLVAGDPVYNLVTVEDHNVNWQTRDVVLRERLRGALLDAYAERRTDGLPTDAERRGGDRSAEFRERKRVYHLCNRLNAMACLPDWYADADEAVREERAAEHRMFVRSYLE
- a CDS encoding FxsA family protein, giving the protein MKRVLFGLLLIPLLDALFLVVVASELGAALTVALVVLTALVGTLFVRAEGRHTIRKLQDAVGEGRVPTDELTDGALLIAAGAFLLTPGLVTDAVGFLLAFPPSRILVREAVQKWVVKPYVEKKTGGFVSGNVYTFGFPNAEDVSASGTGAGASGASAGTSGSGSRDGSEDTYRVDDDAYDIEFEDGEDDE
- the hpt gene encoding hypoxanthine/guanine phosphoribosyltransferase, encoding MDRLRESLHEAPIIDKDGYQYLVHPISNGVPMLEPELLREVVVGVTREADLDVDKIVAPEAMGIHIATALSLQTDIPLVVIRKREYGLDGEVALHQTTGYSESEMYINDVEEGDRVLIVDDLLSTGGTLASICDAMDEIGAEIADIVVVIRKLGETALDETDYEATSLIDITVEDYEVTIH
- a CDS encoding uracil-xanthine permease family protein encodes the protein MTDTDGEIDLDYELDDRPPWPKSILLGLQHVAVMLVPATAVAFIVAGAVGLSAGDTAYIVQMVLLFSGLATVVQAYTVGPVGAKLPIVMGTSFTFVGAASSIGVNYGLGAVFGAILVTGFVVEGFIGWQFDRIEPFFPPLVTGLVVIIIGLYLVPVAMDYSAGGVGASDYGAAHNVGLAALVLFVAVALNLFTDGVTRLLSTLVGLAVGYLAALPLGLVDFAPVAQASWVAVPKPGAFGFEFEPVPMVTFAFLFLVSAMETVGDVSSVTSAEGRTPDSEELRGGLFTDGLLSSLGAAFGAFPVTSFSQNAGIVNFTGVMSRHVVGVAGVILAVLGLSPKVGAAVATIPSPVFGGAVLLMAGMVAASGARLVFLHTDLDRRNMVILAVSLGLGLGVATRPDAISGLPSAARTFFGEPVVVTALTALVLNTLTPGEQSPLFDAPPEETVAETEEPPASADD